From Zea mays cultivar B73 chromosome 3, Zm-B73-REFERENCE-NAM-5.0, whole genome shotgun sequence:
ataaatcaagaacaaggcaacacaattgttaatggttaaagtcatTTGTCCTTccaagcattatttcctctcggatataatgatctcaagacgaagggtcataagggcataccttcatcattttaacaTATGGATGTGAATATAAATAAGAAAGTAAAAGAACACAAAGGAATAGAGATTATGATGACAATGTATCAATGATATATTCATACTTAtatttcataaacatgaataagcattaataatattcatattatatcagtaccttcggcttgctagaAGGTAAAGGTGCGAGAAtgacgcgagagcgattacaatctagcgtgaacagtattgtgttactgttcatctatttataggcacaggacgcaacccggataaaagtacatttatgtccctagtGACTGCTTATAGTCCTAACATGAATTATTGAGGACTATAAGGTCTTTAGCCCCTTTCAGCTGAAGCCctttggcttctagcttcgtcTCCCACTCTTTATTTTCCTTCGTTCTATCATGAGAAAAGTTCTCCATCCCAAAACCGAAGTTCCATGTAATTATTCATAATAATGCtggaaacatatggttagtcacgttttttaggaccttcggaagagaaaGGCCCCAACATATATAGAATCAGTATAATTTAGATTATGGATGATTACAGTCGAAGTGTTTGGGTTTTAGGATTGTTTAATATGGTGTTTTTAATCCACATCCACTCCATAATTTAGCTTGTTTGTATCACAATCGGATTCCATTATCTAATTATTAAATAGATACAACCTCCTAATGCTATGATTGAAAGGATAAATAATATTTAGTAGCGTCTGTGAATAGGCTAATAAATCTGAAATCGACAGCGCATTAAATAGGGCAATTCCCTATATGCCATCTAAAATTATCTTCATTCCTTATATGTGACACAATTTTTTTTCTCTATGCCACTTCATAgcatactaggtgagtgcccgtgcgttgcaacggaaccgtataataacacgataaccaAAGAATGAGATAGAGATTTGCCTGTTTCCATTATACGAGTGTACTGAATATACATGTAAATGAAACAATTCCTGAACTAATGGACCAAAAACTGGAACCTGTATCTTGTCCAAGAATTGTACACCACCAATCAAGTAATCTCTTCCCAACTCATCAGTCATAACCTCCAACCTAGGGCCTAATGAATCAATCTGTATCATAGTGCAAATGAACAAGAATTTGGCTCACTGTCCTGTACAGGGCATGGCGATTCTGTATCTTCTCTAATGCACAGGACATGGCGTTTTAGTCGCATACAACTGGACGATCGATCATCCACCAACGCGATGTTGCACTGCACTGCGCGGTCATCTCTTCCACTGGGGCAGCCGTTGGACGACAACCTAAAAAAATGCAAATGACAGTTGACAATGTATATGGTTAAGTACTTCACTGAACAACTTTATTTTTCAATGCATATGGAAGTGAAGTGTTGATTGCAGGATGTGTGGGGAACAAAACGAAGCTTGCCTTGCCAGAGTTCTCTTTGTTGCCTACAATAGTCTGGCAAGCTAGCCTCCATGAGTCTGGTTTCTGCCAGGGACAAGGGAGACCAAACGAGCTTATTGAGTTAAGACAGAGCAACTGAGTGCTGAGTGAACTGTGCGCGCTGTCTAGTGTCCAATGCCTACCTTCTTCAGGTATCGATTCTCGGTGCTCGTCCTCTCATTCAGGAGCTCCTTTCCATCGATTATCTGTAGATTTCACAGCACCCAAAGCAGACATCCGGTTAACCCAGCTTGTGCTGTTGTTGGGAGTGTGTCCACTCCCCAATTTTTAGCTGCACTGGACATTCGGTGCTGTAGATTGGGGTGGAGAGGAAGTACCTCGACGATGCAAGTGCCACAACTTCCGCCGCCACCGCAGTTCATCACCTTGCCTTGCGAGCGATACAGCAAGACCACGCTTTGTCAGGCAGGCTACAGCACAACACaaatgaagaagaagaaaagcagAGCCCACGTATGCGGCGTAGAGCTTGATCTTGTTCTCGTTCATGACGTCACAGAGGAGCTTCTCGCCGCTGGTCGCCTCCGCCCGGTCCACCGGGAAGGAGCCGTCGGCACCGGGCTTCAGCTACCGAGCATCATAGAGTGCAGACCAAACAAATCAGGCCTCCAGCGACCATGCATACTCCCGCTTCGGCGTTGGAGGAAGGGCAGGCTTACCCCGATGAAGTTGATGCTGATGATGAATCATTCTCGCCAATGTAGAGGTCGTACACCTTCCAGGTGTGGTCCAGTGCGCAAGGCTTGTCGGCGTCGAGACGGTCCCATGGCTTGCCCTTCCCAGACCAGTGCATGAGGCTGACGAGCCCGTTATGGAGAGGACGGCAGCTACCGAACACGTTGTCACCGCCTAGGCCGTGCTGGTTCCACCATAAACAGAAGTACAAGAATGACCTATTTGTGTTTCACAGGGTTAGTTGCATTAATCATCATCGTATTCTAAATCTCTAAACCTTGAGAAATAACTAAAAAAATGAGATACGACTAATGCACAGGCAGTCAAACTTACTGTCTGAGTCGCAAGTATAGTCTTGCAAGCTGGAAGCTGTTGTTGAGTAAATGGATGATCTTCAAAAACTCCTCTGCTGGAACCTGGCGTCGATGCGACCGTCCAATTCTGCGACAATGAGCCAAAACTTGTAGTTAAAGGACTCGTATAATTAAATACAGAACTTGCCCACTAATTTGATTAATGGAGATGTCTTCGACAATGTTTTGTGACAAGCATTTTACAAAATTATAGTTTAAAGTAATTGATTTGTGTCTAATGTGAGAGAAACATGTATCAAGAAGACCACAAAATCAAATGATGACTCATGCAGTGAAGTGTCAATGACTACCATAAATTAGGTGTGAAAAGTGACTGTATCTACGAACACAACAACCCACCATTTGAGAGTACAATATATTATGTAGATGCATGATTTAACCACTTGAAATCTTTCATAGTGCTAGTTCGTCCTAGGCAACATGATGAGGATGGTACCACGTCCTGTGCAGTGCGATTGTTCAAAAATGTTATAATCTAGACAAAATTCATAACACTCTCTCTAAAATAAGCTTGGGTACAAGCTAATGGAGCTGACAACAGATCAGATCAATAAACGACACAATAAAAGCCTTATCCAGCAGCGTGAAAGGAATAACTGATGTTGAACTTGTACAGGTCCTACTACTCAGAGAGAAGCATACATAGTAGATATGCCCCTATTTAAGTATGTGTGCAGGTGGGCATGCGGCTAACACAAATATTCCCCTTATCTCAGTGTGCACGGCGACATGCACCTTTCAGAGTTCTGGAAGGCTCCTGTGTTCTGCAACACCGTGGCCTGCGCGAACGCGCCGACAATACACATTGCGATGACGATGGAAACCACATACCTGTGGGGCTCCTTCACCAGCGTCTTCTTCGTGCTCTGCCACACCACCTATTTGGAGTTTGTTTCCTTCCACTTGATCACCGCCCTATTTGGAGTTTGTTGCCTTCCACTCCAAATAAAATAAGGATAGCACAAGAAGTCACTTAGAGCACAGGGTACTATCAATGACCTTGATCATGAACCTAATTCATCCTTTTGATGAGCTCATTGATGTAGTTCTCGCGGTTACCGGCATCACCGCCCTGCACAGGAAGTTGTTTGCCTCCTTGAAGTGTGGGCCAACAGTCATGATCTCGTGAACAAGATCCTCGACGCAGATGATGTTGTGCTTGCCCAAGCCCTGATAGAACAACAAGAGGTGGAGATCATGTAAATTGTCAAATATAAACAAATATAAACAGAACACAGGAACCAGATGTACAGTTCCAAGTTTACAAACCTCCTCGATGACTTGGTTGTTGGACAGAGGGATCCTCTGCTTGTTCAGCTTTCCATAGCCCCTCTTGTAGATCAACTCCCTGACACTcttcaagtttgggtacctaaacaaGATTTGCCATTTTAGTAAGGTCATCGGAAGCAGATGAGTCACCAAGCTAAGATGCAGGAACTACTCCAAACAGTATGCTTTATGCTTTTTTCCAAATTTTATCTATTGCAATATTGTTTAACAGGAACTAATTGAATATACGTGCATCACTGTGCATTTTCACTTTAGTAAAAGCAAATACTATCACCAAAATCACTGATGAGAAGTGCTAATGTAACCTAACAATTTTGAACAAGAACTGAAGTACAGAACATAGAACCTCACAGCCTTGATTAAGATTGCAATCTAAGTCCACATTTAGTATTTTAACACACTATTCTATTGTAAAAAATCACTCAAGCAACAAGTGCAGCAGTATGATCTGCTTTCAACTCTGTATTTTCAATGGAGGATATATCAAAATAAGCGGCAACGGAAGAATTAAATCAGCAAGAAAACTTACCCATATGCAACATATGGCTCAACCCTGCGTAGCATGTTAATAGTCGCCTTGTTGACTTTGAGGAACACACCATTGAAGATCTAAAATAAACAAATGTTCAGTTTTACAAACAATCAGACAAAATTCTAATGGCAGCAATGCAATTGTAAAAACAGACATCAGTGAACACACCTGCCTCAATCGCAGAAGCTACAAGATCTTCCTGGTCTTAGGGTGCATGGCATTAATACTGTAGTTTCAACAGAAATGGAAAACAACATAAGCCTACAAATTCATCCTCTGTATAATACTGGCATATGAACCTGAGACTCACCCCCGCATGCGGACCACAAAGAACAGTGCGttgcatatgagaagtggatctcATCTAAAACTGAGCATGTGTTGCATAGAAATGCAGGATTTAGTCATTCAGAGCATGAAGAACATTATATGTTGGCGGTATAGAATGGATAGGTCATAGACATTCTTGCTGATTTAACCTGATTAAGGAGTAGTATAGATAAGACCCGGAGTCAGTATCTAGCTACTACCATACGACAAGCAGAGAGGGAGGGAGCCGGGTAGCTGGAGAAAAAAATGCAGGCAGGCAGAGGCAGTGAATGGAATGCAAGTTTATACAGAACCCGGTCCATATATGCAGGCAGAATTGACATATCTATTGTATTATAGAATTGACATATCTATTGTATTATAGAATAATAGTGTACAAGGCTCAACATTCTAAATACCAATTACCAAACCTACTACATAACCTATCTTGTTGGCCACTAACCAGGCATTCTGAACACAAGGACTGACAAATGAAACATTGCACCGCACTGTAGCATATTATAGAGTACAGTGCATGCACCAAATACAACAAAATGGAATTAGACATTAGTAGAAATGGTGATGGTGTGCAACACTTTCAGAGAAGAACGCATAAAATAGCAAGGAAATAGTCCACCACCTTGACGATTGATGTGATGTCACGGAGTGGTGTCTTCGGGTACCAGTCAGGCAAGGGGGTCCTCCTCTTTGGTGTAGCCCTCAAAGCTCCCACTGGTGGCACATTCTCCTTGTTGCTTGAAGGTGATAGAAACTGCTGAGCCGGTCGCTTGACAGCACCATTCATCAGCACAGCTCCTGGTGATTCTACTGTCCTGATAAAGAACCCACCACCAGACATGTCGGTGAGAGCTGACCTTCTTGCAGTCCTCACTTCAAGTATCTTGAAGTTATGAAGGAGTGCATACAACCACATGAGTGATGCAAGAGACCAAAGAATGCATAATCAGATAAACAAATGAACCCATAAATCACAGTATCTCATACAATTGTTCTGGTCTTTCCTATTCTTGGTGCACTGAGTCCTGTACTCTTGTTGCTCTTCTCCTGGGTCCACACAAGAAATTTTAGGATGGAGTTAACAAGCAGAATTTTAGGGGACACGTGAGTAGCTAATGCACCAACAAATCTCACTTTTCTGTTTATTCCCGGTCTGGCTTCTCCTCTTTGACTACGACTCTAAGAGCTCAAAACATCAAATGATATTCTTGCAAATCTCCTGAATAGATTGGGGAGGAGGGGAGGAGGGCGTTGATGGCGGGTGCTGTGGACCAAAAAGTATGGCGACGAAGGAGCACCCGAGATCCTGGGAAGGTAGCTGCGCGAAGCGGGGCATGGGCGTTGATGGCCGCCTCGCAGCGGGTCATGGCAGCGGATCGAAGGCGCGAGGGGGAGCTGAGCGGAGGGGGAGGAGGGCGTTGATGGCAGCTTTGTAGCAGATCACGGGATCTGGGAGGGGAGGAGGGCATTGATGGCGGCAGCGGATCACGGCGGGCGTCACCGGGTCGCGCAGATCCACGGCGGAGAGGGTCTGGCAAGGCCAGGACGCGAGCAACGCGCGAGTGAGCCATGACAAGAACCAATCGCGGATTGGATCCGAGCAGACACATCACACATTTAGGGTGGTAGAGGCGTAGTGTACCTTGGCGTTGATGAAACTCCTCGACGCGGCCATTGGCGAAGCGGCCCAGGAGGCGGGGCCCCTGCCCGTGGCACGACATACACTCGAAGGTGCGGACCTCGTCGGCACGGTCGAAGAAGACCTCGACGCCCCGGCCGTAGATGCGCACGAGCACCTTTTGCGGCCATTGCCCTCGTTGGTCATGGCGCCCCTGAGCTGGGACACGGCCAGCACGCCGGGGTCCACGTCGCCGCCCCAGAGGTCTCCGCGCGAGGCGGTGCAGGATGCGGCGCTCGTCCACCGGTATCCGGTCGATGCTGGCGCTCTGCTTCAGCGCGGGTGCGGCCTCCCCGCGCGGCGGCGGGTCCGCGGTGAGTCGCGAGTAGGCGACGGCGATCTGCGGAGGCGGAGAAGCCGCGTGAGTCGCGAGGCAAATGCGAttttgggggggggggctggAATGCGGCCTGTCACTGCCGGTTGCCGTGGAATCGGATCCAATTCCGCGGAGGGGGAGCTGAGCGGAGGGGAGGAGAGCGTTGATGGCGGAGAGGATGTCGGGGGAGGGAGCTGAGCGGAGGGGAGGAGAGCGTTGATGGCGGAGAGGATGTCGGGGGAGGGAGCTGAGCGGAGGGGAGGAGAGCGTTGATGGCGGAGAGGATGTCGGGGGAGGGAGCTGAGCGGCAGAACCATGCACCATGCGGTGGATGTGGACGCCTACGTTGTATTCTTAAGAGTAGTAGAGATAAGGGATGAATTTTTTTTATGGCATACAGTGAATTAGTCCCATTAAATACCAAGTACAAGTACGTGACAAATTTGAACCTACTCGTTTTTTTACCGTGATAGGAATGTTCTGCCACGCTCCAAATTTCGAGACCCAAGAATAATCTAATTTACGAAATCAGCTACTAAAAACAGTTTACTGTACATGTAGAGGAGTAAGGTTTTTATATGGTATCTTATCAATATAATAGTTCTTGTCAAAGACAACCTAGCAAAAAAAGCAATGGAAAAGAAGTCTAAAGTGTGTTGCATGTATTCTAAATGAGTCCATTCAACACCTTTTTCGATTACTATATTGCTAGGTGTGTATGACGGTGTGTTTAAATTTCTTTTAATATCTTACCACCTAGAAGCACTCAACACATATTTGGACATTGGCTTGGAGGGGTAGAGGGGAACTTTAGGAACGAAATTTGGTTTGGAGCCTGTGTCTTTTGTTGGGCATTTTGGTTATGTAGAAATGATGTTATTTTTAACAATGCACAAGTGCCTACTCCGATGTAGGTAGTTTTCAGGGGAACATATTGGATGAGACTGTAGGCTATACTACTAAAGGAAGAAGACGAATCACGCCTCTAGAAAGTTCCTTTTCACATGTACAATCGTGAGTCTCTGTAACTATGATGCTTAGTGAcatctataccactatataatctTTTAGTTTAAATTTTATAAAGCACACCTAACTAAATCATCCCCACACCCATAACCTTcactaaatccaccaaacaaattgcaTCCAAACTTAACATAAAATCAAAACCAACAGTTCAGATCACTGAATAATCCTATTTTTCTTGATCAGTGAGAAGTATGCTTGGACGCTTTCCTTCCACTGCTATCAAAAAGGTTTCAAAGAGCTAGATAAACATGGGAATAGTTTTATTATATAATAATGCGGCTCCAAAAATTATTGTTTGTTTGTGATGGTTGGTTCCAAGGAGTGGAGCAAAAGTCATTTCAAACTTATTTGTCTGAAATGTGGTGTCAATCGAGACAACATCCACCAAAAACATTTGTAATCCATGATAGACCGATCATGGGCCCAAAAGAAATTAGTTATATGACCAGTTGACTTATCTATTTGAATGGCATAAAAAATGCAGGATCATCATTCTGCTTGCTCTTCAAACAGTGTCTATGCATCATTGGATTCTAAATATTTCTTTCGCTCTCGACCAATCTCATTAGTGCAACCCGCCTTCGAGGATGGAATATTTTTAGCAACAACATAAAGTTACTTCATGGATTCATACACTTGTGATGGTTTCATCCCGACTTACCGTGTTTGAGCAATTAGTAGTTTGTACACTTATATAACATGTGGTCGAGATCTTAGCTTGCACATCTTATTTGGACTAGTTAGATAATGGTTGTGCTCAGGTAGAATATTTAGAATGTCCAAACCCCTTCTTTACTGGCATCAAAccgaattgtaacattgcaacctATCCTCGTAGTACCAAATCCTCGTTTGCTACAAGCTAAGAGTTTTGAATATATGGTTTTATCTGCTCGACTCTTTGTATCACTCCTTCTAACGCCGGGTCAAACCTTACCGGCATAGGTGTATTGTATATCTCATAAGCATCTTCCTCGAACTCGAGCGTCATTCCAACTTCAGGAACCACAACAGTCCGCCCATCTTTTTCATCAACCTATCGTAAGATGTGTATGAATGAAAATCACATTACTAGAGTATAGTTTAATTATGTGTCATTCTGTGTATCCAGGAGCCAAAGCCTACGCAGCTAACGAAAATGGGAGCCAGAACTTGAGAGTTTGGGAAGCGAGCGTCTGTTGGTGCATCTTTCTTGGGTCTATCCTCCAGATTGTGAGGAGCTGCAGAGATCAGACGGCATTTTTTCCTTATTAGTTGTCTACTGGTGGGTAGCCTGTTTTCCTTCTCTCACTGTTTTTTCTTTgcatctttgtcgagtgtccgatAAACGAGGTATAGTTCACCGAGTCTTATTTGTCGAGTGATACACTTGGTAAGACTTCGCTGAGTGTTTTTCAGGCTTCGCCAAATGcttcagacactcgacaaagaaactgTTTTCGATAGTGGATATGACATCTTTTAGGCTATTTACAGTAGCTTATTCGTTCTCATTtccatattcaaactccactcaACCAACAATACATTCTACATAACAAAATAATATAAAACAGTATTTTAATTGACCATATGAATGTATTGCTAAAGAGCGGTCTTACATCCCATCTACATCACGTTGTTACACTACACGTCTCTAAAATGGTCTACCGCGCAGTCCGCAGTGATTGTCGACCACCGGTTTTCGGTTTGTGAACAGGAAAGCTGGCTTCCCTGCTCCGCCTCCGGCTCCTTTGAATACCATAGCGCATGGAATCAGAGTAGAGGCGCCCTCCGAGACGACGAGCTGCAGCTGCTTGTCTGCATCGAAGATCAACAGCCAATCGCGCGCGCGGTCCATCATACGTCCTTGACTCTGAGGTCCACAGTCATCGCAACATGCATGGTTCGCACGCGGCAGAAGAATCGTTGACGACGCCGCCGGCTGTTACTGTCGGCGGCAACAAGTACGTACACGGCTGCCGCCTTCCGTCGCTGTCGCCGCGTCTGAAGTCTAAAGTCTAAACAATCAATCAAGTCAACGTACACGACCAGTCGAGAGCTCTAGCCTGACTTGACTTGGTGGAAGCAGCCGCCACCGGCACCACCGCGACCTACAAATTGAAGAGCGAGGCACCATGGCTGGCTGCACTGCACACCTCCACGAAAGACGGACAGCATAGAGAAAGAGAGAGCCGGCCGGCCGGCGCACAGCAACAAGATAAAAATGGAGGCGCCTCGCCGTCCCTGCTCCTCGCTGGTACTTCTGCTGCGTTTCTTGGCGATCTTGGCAGCGGCGGCGTTCTTCATCGTTCTCGCCGTGCACGTTGAGCCTGTGCAAGGTACTACGTACTATTACTACTATATATATACCCTCCGTTTCCTTCAGTTCACAAGCTGCATGCTAGCACGTTGAGATTAAGCAGCTGGCTCTGCTGTGCGTGCATGCAGGAGGGAGGCAGCCGAACCCACCGCCATCTCCGGAGGCACATCCAACCCCGCAATCACATTGCTGCAACCGTAGGTGAAACAAATTAAGAGAGGCCGCGCTATACGATTGGGATGTGCGTCTCTTATTTGGtgggagccagcagtgtccaatttAAACCTTGTGATCTTATTAGACCATCTTAATTTAAAAGTTTTTTTCTTCTAAAGCTCGCTCTCTAAATTATTGTTTACAATGTCATTATATAAAAAATCGTTCTCTATAGTTTTTTATGTTTAACTGGAGTGGTTACAGCATATGTTGACAGGTTTTAAGAAATAATATTTGCACATCATTCATGAGATGTGTTCTAATCCTAGACACCATTGTCAAAATGTTTAAAAGAAACATATTCTTTTAAACGTAAAAAGCTAGACCGCCATGCCTTGTTCGGTTGTGTTTGGATCAAAGGTGATTGGAAGGGATTAAATCTCATCCCCTTTATTCAATTTTGACTAAGGAgtgatttaatcccctccaatcacTTTTGATCTAGACGCAACCGAACAAGCTCTAACGAAACCACATACCCCTTCTAAGACTCACTCCAACCCTGCACCGAATAACCCTGGAAACGTGCGGGGCGTATTGTTCCTCCGACGGCCTCCAATCGTTCCCTATACAACATCTCGGTATATGGAGGGTTGAGAGATTCCCCCGCATATGTTTTGGGGAGAAGACAAGTGTGGAAAGCAGTCGCCATGCCGGAGTTCTGCGCGTGAATGTTCCATCGAGTCGGATCGATGACGCACATGGCGGGTCTAGCGGAGTCAATCATAGGCGCTGGATGACGAGGGCAGCACCGGTGGAGTTGGAGGGCCAACGTTTTTGGTGCTTCTCTGTCCGCGGAAGGAAGATTGGAGAGTTGGTGATGACAAAGTTTATCCTGTGCTCCGACCAAATCATCAAAGAGGCCACGATTGAGGTACTGCTTCCCCCTGCATCATAGTGTTTGATTGTGATTTTGGCTCAACAATCATGCAAATTTTGGAGAGAGGACATATAGGGTTACTTGTGTATGTTGTGGATTTATGAGAGAAAGAGTGATTGTCGTGATTGCTATAAATTCACAAGAGAAAGAGAGGGTCTCGAGCGTCTCCTCCCAACTCTGGTCTCGCTTCTACCATGGCGACTATGTTCTGTAGCATCCATCGTCGTCGTCCTCAACTTCATATCGAAGCCAGATGAGGCTCCAGTTCATCCTCAACGTAGCCACCATCCACTCCTCCATCGTCCTCCCACCCCTAGCTAGTACCAGTAGCCCTTAACCTTTACCTCATCAAGGTTAGGATTGTTCCACCTCTACCTCATTAAAGATCATTCCACCACTACCTCTATCTATTGATTGTGGTTTGCGTACAAGGCTCGCACCCATTGCTTGATATATGGATTTGTTTGTTGCATTGATCTTATTAGGGTTTAGATTTTGGGAATTTGATATGTGAATGATTACTGATCTGTAAAACAAAATATTCATGCTTCACATTGACACCCCTCAATGCAATTGATTCATCTATATGTGGAGGGTTGGGAGAGAGGACTTGTTCAATAGGTTGTCCATCATGGACTACCAAAGAATCTTGGATCACTCTTGAACACCCATATCATATCCTTTAGCCATGGTCTTTGTGCCTACTTTTCCTATAATCAACCAACAAAGCACCATTCTTCATATTTCCACATATTATAGGCGACAATAAGATAAGTAGTTTGGGAAAGAAATCGAGACAAAATAGTTGGCAAGTAAACATAATATTTTCTTCCACGAGATAAAGGACAACaagaacatttaaatattgtataTAAGCCAACTTCCTTTGAGATAGTGCATCGGTTTTTGAGAAAGTGTATAGAAGCCAACTTCCTTTACATCAGTTAATTCTATGATAATTTTGTAATTTATGAACAAGTGTCAACAAAATCAATGAGCAATAATTTACTTGCATGTAGAAAATGGATCTTGAGATAATAAGGATCATAAAGTCCATTGGATCCCTACTTGATGTCTTGGAAGTTAGCATGCCACATACGACATCTTGCTATCGACAACCTGAATCTACTACCAATTCCTAAGTTTGAAAGCATGAATCAGTAACTATTGGACATTGATTCTCTAGCCACTAACTAGGACCATTTAGGATGGAGTCGATCCTAATGATGTCATTGGTTGGATGAAAGTTGAACTAGACCTCGATCATCTCGTTAAGCGATAATCTTGTCTACAGATGCAGGAGTCGAATGCCACTTTTGGAGATAAAGACTTTGCTGCATCCGCACAGCAGTGTAGGTAACACCGACTCTGGCAATATGGGGGCTTCACTAGTACCGGGCCAAGTCTGAAGGATCCAAAAACACGGGCCTTTAGCGAGGGCTTGGCTTTCCCAAAGGCGAAGGCCCCCTAAAGACCATCCATTATTGATGACCTCTAAGAAAAGGCCACTTCAGTCGAAGCGGAGCCCCCAAGGTGTGTGAAGGGCCCCCGGCCCCCTCGTCGTGGGCTCATGGGGCAGTCCAAGTGTAAAGCCCAAAAAATTGgtataaaaataataaaataaataaataaatttatgaTAATGTTTTGGGAATTTttgaaaacctttggaaatttatTAGTTCCCTTACTTTTTCATAATCATATAATGGTGTTAAATTAATCAagtaaccaataaataaataaagaaatgggCATCTCATGCTTATGAATTTGTTGTGATGCATTTGACCTCAAATTATCAATTAAAAAATAAAACAAGAAAAGAAATTTGTAATAAAGTCATTTATTGCTAGAATTAAATAATGGGAagaagaataaataataatactAAAAATAATAGGATTTGGATTATATTTGAGATttgaaatctgaaattcaaaatAGAAATTTGAATTTGGCTTGactatttgaattttgaaaagaagatgaaatagaaaaaaataaaagaaaagaaaaatgagACAAAATCGACCTAGGCCGAATTCCCCTTGGTCCAACTTCTCTCCGCTCAAACCATCACCACTCTGCCCATGCGCCTGGCGCGCGCGAAGCCTAACCTGTGGGCCCCTGCGGTCAGCTTCACTCGCGTCAGCGTGTCATTGCCTGGCGGGCCCTGATAGCA
This genomic window contains:
- the LOC100279009 gene encoding uncharacterized protein LOC100279009; amino-acid sequence: MEAPRRPCSSLVLLLRFLAILAAAAFFIVLAVHVEPVQGGRQPNPPPSPEAHPTPQSHCCNRR